The Streptomyces pactum genome contains a region encoding:
- a CDS encoding SDR family oxidoreductase, with protein sequence MTVEKIALVTGANKGIGFAAARQLGERGIAVLVGARDEVLGKQAADALAADGITAAPLRLDVRDPACVADAAREIERRHGRLDILVNNAGTAGSFTGAPSEATAADLREVYETNVLGVVTVTHAMLPLLRRSPAGRVVNLSSHVGSLTLNADPGSPLANVNMIAYQSSKTALNAVTLAYAKELRETPVKVNAALPGVVATDINHHRGRRTPAEGAAIVVRLALLDDNGPSGTCLADEGPVPW encoded by the coding sequence GTGACGGTCGAGAAGATCGCCCTCGTCACGGGTGCCAACAAGGGCATCGGTTTCGCCGCCGCGCGGCAACTCGGTGAGCGGGGGATCGCCGTCCTCGTCGGCGCGCGGGACGAGGTGCTCGGCAAGCAGGCCGCCGACGCGCTGGCCGCCGACGGCATCACCGCGGCGCCGCTCCGGCTCGACGTGAGGGACCCGGCCTGCGTGGCCGACGCCGCCCGCGAGATCGAACGGCGCCACGGACGCCTGGACATCCTGGTGAACAACGCCGGCACCGCCGGCTCCTTCACCGGCGCACCGAGCGAGGCGACCGCGGCCGACCTGCGGGAGGTCTACGAGACCAACGTCCTGGGCGTGGTCACCGTGACCCACGCGATGCTGCCGCTGCTGCGCCGCTCACCGGCCGGCCGCGTCGTCAACCTCTCCAGCCACGTGGGGTCGCTGACCCTGAACGCGGACCCCGGCTCCCCGCTCGCGAACGTCAACATGATCGCCTACCAGTCCTCGAAGACCGCGCTGAACGCGGTCACGCTCGCGTACGCGAAAGAGCTGCGGGAGACCCCGGTCAAGGTCAACGCCGCCCTGCCCGGAGTGGTGGCCACGGACATCAACCACCACCGCGGCCGCCGCACGCCCGCCGAAGGGGCCGCGATCGTGGTCCGGCTCGCCCTGCTGGACGACAACGGCCCGTCGGGCACGTGCCTGGCGGACGAGGGACCCGTCCCCTGGTGA
- a CDS encoding FAD-dependent monooxygenase: MKKTDVIVVGAGPAGLLLAGELRLGGADVAVYDRLPVPAGQSRALGFNRRAAESLGQRGLLSRLGEFRWGPMGHFGGVRFDLGMLDEDHSGVLGLSQATTERALGGWLADLGVPVRRGCEVSGLRETPEGVVVSFTGPDGPGQEQAGYVAGCDGAGSTVRALAGIPVRDWEPTRGMYTAEISGAAPRPRPIGERLPGGRMVVCTPLGGGRCRVVVHDPDLPARPEPGALRFAEVADAWRRLTGESIDDADCHWLWACGNSAALAGQYRRGRVFLAGDAAHEIPPLAAWGLSAGLQDAANLGWKLAAAVGGWAPEGLLDTYHAERHPVGEQLIRDARAASKLYLGDETMDPVREVVGELLAHRDAAERVAGIVSGLGIRYDLAKGDHPLLGRRMPPDRALTLPDGTRTRVGELLRTGRGLLVTRDGAAARAARHHTGRVDTVTGTWTTTPGTAPDAVLVRPDGYVAWTSPGTTDDLGQALERWFGGGVPQYAGR, translated from the coding sequence ATGAAGAAGACTGACGTCATAGTGGTCGGCGCGGGGCCGGCCGGCCTGCTGCTGGCCGGAGAGCTGCGCCTGGGCGGAGCGGACGTGGCCGTCTACGACAGGCTGCCCGTCCCGGCCGGACAGTCCCGGGCCCTCGGCTTCAACCGGCGGGCCGCCGAGTCGCTGGGGCAGCGCGGGCTGCTGAGCCGGCTGGGCGAGTTCCGGTGGGGCCCGATGGGGCACTTCGGCGGGGTCCGTTTCGACCTCGGCATGCTCGACGAGGACCACAGCGGCGTGCTGGGCCTGTCCCAGGCCACGACCGAGAGGGCGCTGGGCGGCTGGCTGGCCGACCTCGGCGTGCCGGTGCGCCGCGGCTGCGAGGTGAGCGGTCTGCGGGAGACGCCCGAGGGTGTGGTGGTGTCCTTCACCGGTCCCGACGGGCCCGGCCAGGAGCAGGCCGGGTACGTGGCCGGCTGCGACGGGGCGGGCAGTACCGTGCGCGCGCTGGCCGGCATCCCGGTGCGGGACTGGGAGCCCACCCGGGGCATGTACACCGCGGAGATCAGCGGTGCCGCCCCGCGCCCCCGGCCGATCGGCGAGCGCCTTCCCGGCGGCCGCATGGTGGTGTGCACTCCGCTGGGCGGGGGCCGCTGCCGTGTGGTCGTCCACGACCCGGATCTGCCCGCCCGTCCGGAGCCGGGCGCGCTGAGGTTCGCCGAGGTCGCCGACGCGTGGCGGCGGCTGACCGGCGAGTCGATCGACGACGCGGACTGCCACTGGCTGTGGGCGTGCGGCAACTCGGCCGCGCTGGCCGGGCAGTACCGGCGCGGGCGGGTGTTCCTGGCGGGCGACGCGGCGCACGAGATCCCGCCGCTGGCCGCGTGGGGACTGAGCGCCGGGCTGCAGGACGCGGCGAACCTCGGCTGGAAGCTGGCGGCGGCGGTCGGCGGGTGGGCGCCCGAGGGTCTGCTGGACACCTATCACGCCGAACGCCACCCGGTCGGCGAGCAGTTGATCCGCGACGCCCGCGCGGCGTCGAAGCTCTACCTCGGTGACGAGACCATGGACCCGGTCCGCGAGGTCGTGGGCGAGCTGCTGGCCCACCGGGACGCCGCCGAGCGGGTCGCCGGCATCGTGAGCGGTCTCGGCATCCGCTACGACCTGGCCAAGGGCGACCATCCGCTGCTGGGCCGGCGCATGCCGCCCGACCGGGCGCTGACCCTGCCCGACGGCACCCGCACCCGCGTCGGCGAACTCCTGCGCACCGGACGCGGCCTGCTGGTGACCCGTGACGGCGCCGCCGCACGCGCCGCCCGGCACCACACCGGCCGCGTCGACACCGTCACCGGAACCTGGACCACCACCCCCGGCACCGCACCCGACGCCGTCCTGGTCCGCCCCGACGGCTACGTCGCCTGGACCTCACCGGGCACCACCGACGACCTCGGCCAGGCCCTCGAGCGCTGGTTCGGCGGCGGCGTCCCGCAGTACGCCGGCCGGTGA
- a CDS encoding FAD-dependent monooxygenase codes for MARDVIVVGAGPVGLMTAGELRLGGADVVVYERLTAPTRQSRGASFTKRTAECFDQRGLLGRLGGTEPADSHFGGIPIDLGVLAQDHYGHRGVSQFRTERMLEDWVGELGVPVLRGREVTGVRQSDDGVVVAVDGPDGPAGESAAYLVGCDGGRSTVRKLAGIGFPGTDGRRGFLTADVTGVDTRKRRIGENLPGGSMVMAMDLEDGVTRVVVHEAGTPPPHDRDSLSFSDLADAWQRLTGESLHHGRCRWMSCFTDASRAAAEYRRGRVFLAGDAAHVQPPAMAQGLSVGVQDAVNLGWKLAAAVGGWAPEGLLDTYHAERHPVGEQLARNARAAIELRLTGQDMDPVREVVGELLAHRDAAEYAAGMLSNLGIRYDLAKGDHPLLGRRMPPDRALTLPDGTRTRVGELLRTGRGLLVTCDGAAARAARHHTGRVDTVTGTWTTTPGTTPGTAPDAVLVRPDGYVAWTSPGTTDDLGQALERWFGSARRAL; via the coding sequence ATGGCCAGGGATGTCATCGTCGTCGGGGCCGGCCCGGTCGGGCTGATGACGGCGGGCGAACTCAGGCTCGGCGGCGCGGACGTCGTCGTCTACGAGCGGCTGACCGCCCCGACGCGCCAGTCGCGCGGGGCGAGCTTCACCAAGCGCACCGCCGAGTGCTTCGACCAGCGGGGCCTGCTCGGCCGTCTCGGCGGCACCGAGCCCGCCGACAGCCACTTCGGCGGGATCCCGATCGACCTCGGCGTGCTGGCGCAGGACCACTACGGGCACCGGGGGGTCTCCCAGTTCCGCACCGAGCGGATGCTGGAGGACTGGGTGGGCGAACTCGGCGTACCGGTCCTGCGCGGCCGGGAGGTGACCGGTGTGCGGCAGAGCGACGACGGTGTCGTGGTGGCCGTGGACGGGCCCGACGGGCCGGCCGGGGAGAGCGCCGCCTACCTGGTGGGCTGCGACGGCGGACGCAGCACCGTCCGCAAACTGGCCGGGATCGGCTTCCCCGGCACCGACGGCCGGCGCGGCTTCCTCACGGCCGACGTCACCGGTGTGGACACCCGCAAGCGGCGCATCGGCGAGAACCTGCCGGGCGGCAGCATGGTGATGGCGATGGACCTGGAGGACGGCGTCACCCGGGTCGTCGTCCACGAGGCCGGTACGCCGCCGCCGCACGACCGCGACTCGCTGTCCTTCTCCGACCTCGCCGACGCCTGGCAGCGGCTCACCGGCGAGTCCCTCCACCACGGCCGGTGCCGCTGGATGAGCTGCTTCACCGACGCCTCGCGGGCCGCCGCCGAGTACCGGCGCGGGCGGGTGTTCCTGGCGGGCGACGCGGCGCACGTGCAGCCCCCGGCCATGGCGCAGGGGCTGAGCGTGGGCGTCCAGGACGCGGTGAACCTGGGCTGGAAGCTGGCGGCGGCGGTCGGCGGGTGGGCGCCCGAGGGCCTGCTGGACACCTATCACGCCGAACGCCACCCGGTCGGCGAGCAGTTGGCGCGCAACGCCCGCGCGGCGATCGAGCTGCGGCTCACCGGCCAGGACATGGACCCGGTCCGTGAGGTCGTGGGCGAGCTGCTGGCCCACCGGGACGCCGCCGAGTACGCGGCCGGCATGCTGAGCAACCTCGGTATCCGCTACGACCTGGCCAAGGGCGACCATCCGCTGCTGGGCCGGCGCATGCCGCCCGACCGGGCGCTGACCCTGCCCGACGGCACCCGCACCCGCGTCGGCGAACTCCTGCGCACCGGACGCGGCCTGCTGGTGACCTGTGACGGCGCCGCCGCACGCGCCGCCCGGCACCACACCGGCCGCGTCGACACCGTCACCGGAACCTGGACCACCACCCCCGGCACCACCCCCGGCACCGCACCCGACGCCGTCCTGGTCCGCCCCGACGGCTACGTCGCCTGGACCTCACCGGGCACCACCGACGACCTCGGCCAGGCCCTCGAGCGCTGGTTCGGCTCCGCCCGCAGGGCCCTCTAG
- the hemG gene encoding protoporphyrinogen oxidase, which translates to MAGTEQDQVSGKPHVVVIGGGIAGLAAAFRLRNEPVRVTVLEASSRLGGKLSVSEVAGVAVDEGAESLYANRRRTTGLIQDAGLGETIMPAGETASAIWTRGEIRRQPDRQFMGVPCDMDDLARSGVVSAQGVDRARQDLVLPSFDRDGDVSVADYVGGRFGQEVVDRLVEPFLAGVFSGRAADLSFEATLTPLAKAARAHVSLADAAGSLTPVLAQGQKPPPVRVATLDGGFGSLPPVLVRQVLAAAPDASVRTDSPVRELTRRADGWRVTVDSDTGPEHLDADAVVVAVPAGPAGRLLATVPGTSAAVSAFGQVPYSSVAVVTLAYPRTAFPGGLPGRGYAGYRVPAVEGRAVKEVTFTTVKWPHLAGEVEIVRCSIGRFGEEGLLQRDDTGLVALATAELAEATGVRGAPVAARVSRWQDALPQYTVGHFERVRRIRETVAAQPGLAVCGALYDGVGVGVCMASARQAAEQVMTWVKQNAAGPVAVGA; encoded by the coding sequence ATGGCTGGCACCGAACAGGATCAGGTGAGTGGAAAGCCCCATGTCGTCGTCATCGGGGGTGGTATCGCGGGACTGGCGGCGGCGTTCCGGCTCCGTAACGAGCCGGTCCGGGTGACGGTCCTGGAGGCGTCGTCCCGGCTCGGGGGGAAACTCTCGGTCTCCGAGGTGGCGGGCGTCGCGGTCGACGAGGGCGCCGAGTCCCTGTACGCCAACCGGCGCCGGACCACCGGGCTGATCCAGGACGCCGGGCTCGGCGAGACCATCATGCCGGCGGGCGAGACCGCGTCGGCGATCTGGACCCGGGGCGAGATCCGGCGGCAGCCGGACCGTCAGTTCATGGGCGTGCCCTGCGACATGGACGACCTCGCCAGGTCCGGCGTCGTCTCCGCGCAGGGCGTCGACCGGGCCCGGCAGGACCTCGTGCTGCCGTCCTTCGACCGGGACGGCGACGTCTCGGTCGCGGACTACGTCGGCGGGCGCTTCGGCCAGGAGGTCGTGGACCGCCTCGTCGAACCGTTCCTCGCCGGTGTGTTCTCCGGCCGCGCCGCGGACCTGTCGTTCGAGGCCACGCTGACGCCGCTGGCCAAGGCGGCCCGCGCGCACGTCTCGCTCGCGGACGCGGCGGGCTCGCTGACGCCCGTGCTCGCCCAGGGGCAGAAGCCGCCGCCGGTGCGGGTGGCGACCCTGGACGGCGGGTTCGGCTCGCTGCCCCCCGTGCTCGTGCGCCAGGTGCTGGCGGCCGCGCCGGACGCGTCCGTGCGCACCGACTCCCCCGTGCGGGAACTCACCCGCCGCGCGGACGGCTGGCGGGTGACCGTGGACTCGGACACCGGCCCGGAGCACCTCGACGCCGACGCCGTCGTCGTCGCCGTTCCGGCCGGCCCCGCGGGCAGGCTGCTCGCCACCGTCCCCGGCACCTCCGCGGCCGTCTCGGCGTTCGGACAGGTGCCGTACTCGAGCGTGGCGGTGGTCACGCTCGCCTACCCCCGCACGGCGTTCCCCGGCGGGCTGCCGGGCCGCGGTTACGCCGGCTACCGGGTGCCCGCGGTGGAGGGCAGGGCGGTCAAGGAGGTCACGTTCACCACCGTGAAGTGGCCGCACCTGGCCGGCGAGGTGGAGATCGTCCGCTGCTCGATCGGGCGGTTCGGCGAGGAGGGCCTGCTGCAGCGCGACGACACCGGCCTGGTGGCGCTGGCGACGGCCGAGCTGGCCGAGGCCACCGGCGTGCGGGGCGCCCCGGTGGCGGCCCGGGTCAGCCGCTGGCAGGACGCCCTGCCGCAGTACACCGTCGGCCACTTCGAGCGGGTGCGGCGCATCCGGGAGACGGTGGCCGCCCAGCCCGGCCTCGCGGTGTGCGGCGCCCTGTACGACGGTGTGGGCGTCGGGGTGTGCATGGCCTCCGCGCGCCAGGCCGCCGAGCAGGTCATGACCTGGGTGAAGCAGAACGCGGCCGGCCCGGTCGCGGTCGGGGCCTGA
- a CDS encoding FAD-dependent monooxygenase has protein sequence MGSVEVPVLIVGGGGCGLSASVFLSDQGVDHLLVERHPDTSRVPKAHYLNQRTMEIFRQHSVADDVLAEAAPLEKFGKVRWQTTLAGDGPLDRRLIHEMDAFGGGELRETYAAAGPVLPAKLPQMWLEPILRRHAQDRNPGRILFHHEVTSFSDEGDHVVAEVRDLDTGEITTVTSQYLIGADGGRTVGAAVGIEMQGPPGLVNTTTAYFSADLSPWWEEGTLITHFLSPQDPDLSSNLIEMGPSWGKECEQWGLHFAPGPPGRWDTETVVPRIRELLRIPDLEVTVHKVTDWIVHAHLADRYRVGRVLIAGDAAHRQPPAVGLGLNTGIQDAHNLAWKLAAVLGGRATDNLIDTYESERRPVGRENVDWAVSAAVHHQAVIDAVGVGHHIPAGRRGQRLEAYFDPSPLGDTVRARALEIFHTHRGGCQSLDMEVGFHYEDGALVPDGSQAPARVPMRDEHRPTSRPGHRLPHAWITREGRRLSTLDTTGSTDFTLITGARGTPWREAAARVAQKYSVRLHTVCIGAGGEYADVDGGWQAVREITDAGALLVRPDQHVAWRSTGGSEDPEQALAQAFAAVLER, from the coding sequence ATGGGATCAGTCGAGGTTCCGGTTCTGATCGTGGGCGGTGGCGGATGCGGTCTGTCCGCCTCCGTCTTCCTGTCCGACCAGGGCGTCGACCACCTGCTGGTGGAACGGCACCCGGACACGTCGAGGGTCCCCAAGGCGCACTACCTCAACCAGCGCACGATGGAGATCTTCCGCCAGCACTCGGTCGCCGACGACGTGCTCGCCGAGGCGGCGCCGCTGGAGAAGTTCGGCAAGGTGCGCTGGCAGACCACGCTCGCCGGCGACGGGCCGCTGGACCGGCGCCTGATCCACGAGATGGACGCCTTCGGCGGCGGTGAACTGCGCGAGACCTACGCGGCGGCCGGGCCCGTCCTGCCCGCCAAACTGCCGCAGATGTGGCTGGAGCCGATCCTGCGCCGGCACGCGCAGGACCGCAATCCCGGACGGATCCTCTTCCACCACGAGGTCACCTCCTTCTCCGACGAGGGCGACCACGTCGTCGCCGAGGTACGCGACCTCGACACCGGAGAGATCACCACGGTCACGTCGCAGTACCTCATCGGGGCGGACGGCGGCCGCACGGTCGGAGCCGCGGTCGGCATCGAGATGCAGGGCCCGCCCGGGCTGGTCAACACCACCACCGCGTACTTCTCCGCCGATCTGTCCCCGTGGTGGGAGGAGGGCACGCTCATCACGCACTTCCTCAGCCCGCAGGACCCCGACCTGTCCAGCAACCTCATCGAGATGGGACCGAGCTGGGGCAAGGAGTGCGAGCAGTGGGGCCTGCACTTCGCCCCCGGCCCGCCCGGACGCTGGGACACCGAGACGGTCGTCCCCAGGATCCGTGAGCTGCTGCGCATCCCGGACCTGGAGGTGACGGTGCACAAGGTGACGGACTGGATCGTGCACGCCCACCTCGCCGACCGCTACCGGGTCGGCCGCGTGCTGATCGCCGGCGACGCCGCCCACCGCCAGCCCCCCGCCGTCGGTCTCGGCCTCAACACCGGCATCCAGGACGCGCACAACCTCGCCTGGAAGCTGGCCGCGGTACTCGGCGGCCGGGCCACCGACAACCTGATCGACACCTACGAGAGCGAACGCCGGCCCGTGGGCCGGGAGAACGTGGACTGGGCGGTGTCCGCCGCCGTCCACCACCAGGCGGTCATCGACGCCGTCGGCGTCGGTCACCACATCCCCGCCGGGCGCCGCGGGCAGCGTCTCGAGGCGTACTTCGACCCCTCACCGCTCGGCGACACCGTGCGGGCGCGCGCCCTGGAGATCTTCCACACCCACCGCGGGGGCTGCCAGTCCCTCGACATGGAGGTCGGCTTCCACTACGAGGACGGTGCGCTGGTCCCGGACGGCAGCCAGGCGCCGGCCCGCGTCCCCATGCGCGACGAGCACCGGCCGACGTCCCGCCCCGGGCACCGGCTGCCGCACGCCTGGATCACCCGCGAGGGCCGGCGCCTGTCCACGCTGGACACCACCGGCAGCACCGACTTCACGCTGATCACGGGCGCGCGGGGGACGCCGTGGCGCGAGGCGGCCGCGCGGGTGGCGCAGAAGTACTCGGTGCGGCTCCACACGGTGTGCATCGGCGCCGGCGGCGAGTACGCCGACGTGGACGGCGGCTGGCAGGCCGTCCGGGAGATCACCGACGCCGGCGCCCTCCTGGTCCGCCCCGACCAGCACGTCGCCTGGCGCAGCACGGGCGGCAGCGAGGACCCCGAGCAGGCCCTGGCGCAGGCGTTCGCCGCGGTCCTGGAGCGCTGA
- a CDS encoding pyridoxamine 5'-phosphate oxidase family protein has protein sequence MKLGQDEMRSRFERERSVRLATVDERGGAHVVPVIFVVDGDILYSPTDRPKNGAPRPKRLRNLDHDQRVTVLADLYDDDWLKAWWVRLRGTGRVVGESPERTRALGLLDRKYGQFDGPRYLRDGGPVLAVDIKDWLGWAFSDRPAQTDRPRPWHERLRRRPR, from the coding sequence ATGAAACTCGGACAGGACGAGATGCGAAGCCGGTTCGAGCGGGAGCGGTCCGTCCGGCTGGCCACGGTCGACGAACGCGGCGGCGCCCATGTGGTGCCCGTCATCTTCGTGGTCGACGGCGACATCCTCTACTCACCGACCGACAGGCCGAAGAACGGCGCGCCGCGGCCCAAGCGGCTGCGCAACCTGGACCACGACCAGCGGGTCACGGTCCTGGCCGACCTCTACGACGACGACTGGCTGAAGGCGTGGTGGGTACGGCTGCGCGGCACCGGCCGGGTGGTCGGCGAGAGCCCGGAGCGCACGCGTGCGCTGGGCCTGCTGGACCGGAAGTACGGGCAGTTCGACGGCCCCCGCTACCTCAGGGACGGCGGACCGGTGCTGGCGGTGGACATCAAGGACTGGCTCGGCTGGGCGTTCAGCGACCGCCCCGCGCAAACGGACCGGCCGCGGCCGTGGCACGAGCGGTTGCGGCGGCGCCCCCGGTGA
- a CDS encoding MFS transporter — protein MTTGTRRVRRVLPEGYSRCLANPDFRRLQPGFLVSFLGDGMSFVAVAWLAVELAGPADRALVVGLAVAAYSLPAAIGSLTLGRWLSGRNAKSLILLNSLLRAAVFTLLPALSWLDLLDVTTYIALLALSSVLHAWGIAGRQTFVAETLPDEDRLAGHSLVGSQEQLSFIIGPPLAGLVAAALGPAAVLAGDAASYLYLAVVAARVRGDSKVGRRPAVPLRRSGQTLARHPELMGLLALTFVFYLLYGPIEVALPVFVAEEMGADPTALGWIWGAFGVGAVIGALVAGTLRRLPLWPTALAIVAGWGLAILPFAQFGTLTAGIVGFGLGGLIYAPYGPVTITLLQQKAPLEELVSLSAFRSAILVIATPLGAALGGPLVGAFGAAGTIRLSGLTTVGLAVLGALLIWLVRPRPDRGKPQPVSGRRHADRT, from the coding sequence GTGACCACCGGAACACGGCGAGTGCGGCGGGTGCTGCCCGAGGGCTACAGCCGCTGCCTCGCCAACCCCGACTTCCGCCGGCTCCAGCCCGGCTTCCTGGTCTCCTTCCTGGGCGACGGCATGAGCTTCGTCGCAGTGGCGTGGCTGGCCGTCGAACTGGCCGGCCCGGCCGACCGGGCCCTCGTGGTGGGGCTGGCCGTCGCCGCCTACAGCCTGCCCGCCGCGATCGGCTCCCTGACGCTGGGACGCTGGCTGAGCGGGCGCAACGCCAAAAGCCTGATCCTGCTGAACTCGCTCCTGCGCGCGGCCGTGTTCACCCTGCTGCCGGCGTTGTCCTGGCTGGACCTGCTGGACGTCACGACCTACATCGCCCTGCTCGCCCTCTCCTCGGTCCTGCACGCCTGGGGGATCGCCGGCCGGCAGACCTTCGTCGCCGAGACCCTGCCCGACGAGGACCGGCTGGCCGGCCACTCGCTGGTGGGCAGCCAGGAGCAGTTGTCCTTCATCATCGGACCGCCGCTGGCCGGCCTGGTGGCGGCCGCGCTCGGGCCGGCCGCGGTGCTCGCCGGCGACGCGGCCAGCTACCTGTACCTGGCCGTCGTGGCGGCCCGGGTACGCGGCGACAGCAAGGTCGGCCGCCGTCCAGCGGTCCCGTTGCGGCGCAGCGGCCAGACCCTCGCCCGCCACCCGGAGCTGATGGGCCTGCTCGCGCTCACGTTCGTGTTCTACCTCCTGTACGGGCCGATCGAGGTGGCGCTCCCGGTCTTCGTGGCCGAGGAGATGGGCGCGGACCCCACCGCGCTGGGGTGGATCTGGGGCGCCTTCGGCGTCGGCGCGGTCATCGGGGCCCTGGTCGCGGGAACGCTGCGGCGGCTCCCGCTGTGGCCGACCGCGCTGGCCATCGTGGCCGGCTGGGGACTGGCCATCCTCCCCTTCGCGCAGTTCGGCACCCTCACCGCGGGCATCGTGGGCTTCGGCCTCGGCGGGCTGATCTACGCGCCCTACGGACCTGTGACGATCACCCTGCTGCAACAGAAGGCCCCCCTGGAGGAGTTGGTGAGCCTCAGCGCCTTCCGCAGCGCGATCCTGGTGATCGCGACGCCCCTGGGCGCGGCACTCGGCGGGCCCCTGGTCGGCGCGTTCGGGGCGGCGGGCACGATCCGGCTGTCCGGCCTGACCACCGTCGGCCTCGCCGTCCTGGGCGCACTGCTGATCTGGCTGGTACGGCCGCGCCCGGACCGCGGGAAGCCGCAGCCGGTCTCCGGCAGGCGGCACGCCGATCGGACCTGA